A region of Lycium barbarum isolate Lr01 chromosome 1, ASM1917538v2, whole genome shotgun sequence DNA encodes the following proteins:
- the LOC132605406 gene encoding transcription factor MYB48-like, translating to MVQEEIRKGPWTEQEDLQLVFYVKMFGDRRWDFLAKVSGLKRSGKSCRLRWVNYLNPGLKRGRMTPQEERLVLQLHSKYGNRWSKIAGKLPGRTDNEIKNYWRTHMRKQAQDQKKNKAPISPSSSSSNCSSSSANSPGVDSIPISTEQNETNFYNNDGLELLEQVVGENKIHDNHEQGYQNMMVYSMDEIWKDVESSQEIETRNKLPVMASPLWDYCPDSLWNMTDYYFENQDFTFFTG from the exons atggtgcaAGAAGAAATAAGAAAAGGTCCATGGACTGAACAAGAAGATCTTCAGCTAGTATTTTATGTGAAGATGTTTGGTGACCGTCGCTGGGATTTTCTGGCGAAAGTTTCAG gTTTGAAAAGAAGTGGAAAGAGTTGCAGATTGCGATGGGTTAACTACTTGAATCCTGGTCTTAAACGTGGCAGGATGACCCCTCAAGAAGAACGCCTTGTTCTTCAACTCCACTCCAAATATGGAAATAG ATGGTCAAAAATCGCTGGGAAATTACCTGGGCGAACTGATAACGAAATCAAGAATTATTGGAGAACTCACATGAGAAAGCAGGCCCAAGATCAGAAGAAGAATAAGGCTCCTATTTCTCCATCTTCGTCTTCCTCCAATTGTTCCTCTTCCTCTGCCAATAGTCCTGGTGTGGACTCTATACCCATCAGTACTGAACAAAACGAAACGAACTTCTACAATAACGATGGACTGGAGCTGTTGGAACAAGTTGTTGGAGAAAATAAAATACATGATAATCATGAACAAGGGTATCAGAACATGATGGTCTATTCCATGGATGAAATCTGGAAAGATGTCGAATCATCACAAGAAATTGAAACAAGGAACAAGTTACCAGTTATGGCTTCACCCTTATGGGATTATTGTCCTGATTCACTGTGGAATATGACTGATTATTACTTTGAGAATCAAGATTTCACATTTTTTACTGGCTAA